A stretch of DNA from Roseovarius sp. M141:
GCTCATAAAGCTCCGCATGCAGCAAAACAGGCTGCACGAATGCCAACTGTAGCAGACCGGCAATCAAGCCAGCTACAGCACCAGCGAACAACGCGCTGGTCAAAAATTTAGAGAACATCCGTTAGTGGCAGGGAAAGCCGGTGGCGTGACGCACATCGTGGGCGGCGTCATGCAACGCCGAGGCCTGAACGTGGCCTGTCAGGGTAATAATCGCCAGTCCCAGAACTGCCGCGAAAAGCGCGGGCAATATATCAGCGCGCAACTTGCCATGGGATTGGCCCTGAACTTGGGTCAGTGTAGTCATTGTAGCTCTCCTTACCGTCCACCCGACGGCATCGCGTTTCAATCGTGCTTGGCAGGTCTCCTGGCTCGCGGGTCGTGGCTGTTTGCCCGCCTTCCCCACCGCACCCGTCGTCGGGTTTGGCAAGTGGCATGAGGGGCAACAGCTCACCGCTTACAGTCGCGGGGGCGGCTCCAGCTTCGGGCGGCTGCCCTTACTGAATTCCCTGTTAGGTTCCACACATTTCTGCGCTTTTCGGAACACCAAGCCTGCTCATATAACCAGTTTGGTTTCGCATAGGCAATACGATTTTCGCTGTGTCGCGAAGCCAGACTGTTTCACAAGGAATTTCCGGTGGTAAGGTGTGCAATCTTCCCGGAAGTAAGGTGCTTCATTAGCAAAACTTGTTTGGCAAGACGCATGAGGAGATACTGATTGAAAACGAGCAGAAACACGACCGCGCGGTCATCTCGATGCTACGGCAGGCCGAAGGCGGCGTGCCGCTTGCCAACCTTCGGTCGCAAGAATTATCTCTTCATGGGGCAAAAGGACGGCGGTAAAGTCGCAGCCATCGCCTACACGCTTATCGAAACCGCGCGCATGAACAGCGTCGACCCAGATGTTTGTCTTCACTGAGTGCTCGACCGCGTCGCAGATCACAAGATGCCCCGCCGCGACGACCTCATGCCGTGGGACTGGGCGGCGGAATAAGTGTCAACAACAGTCAGACGGGACGTGTGTGGACGCCGCCAGCTGCCGCCCTCGGGACCGCGATGCTCTCGCTCGGCGCCTGCACAGTGGTTCTGATGTTCGCCAGAGCGTCCGCCCGCCATTGATGGAGTACAGCCGAGCCGAACAGTCAGGGATGGCCGACGAGATTGAAGCGTCACCTGAGGGCGCGATGATGATCGACTGGCTGGCGGATTACGCCGTGACGCGGGACCAGGCACGGGCTTGCGGATGATCTGGACGGACAGGTCGGATATAACCCCCCGTAAAGTAATATGCGGCGGGACCGCCTAGAGATAGGCCCGATTTGTTTCACAAGGTTGCGTTTTCAATCGTACCGCGGGAAATTCCACGCATCTGATAACGCCACACTGCATCATCGCACGCCATGGCCGAAGAGTACCGCGTCAGGGTCACCGGGTCATCCAGCACTGGTCAAGCCAGTCCGAAACGCTACCCGGCCAGCCGCGTGACGCACCGCGCGTGTCGGGATGGTTATCGGAAGTGAGGCGGAAGGAGATCATGGCGCGATGCTGCCACGGTTTTTTTTTCGCAGGGCCGGTTGCAAATCGGTAAGCGTTATATGGCGGTAATCGGTTCCAGCAAACCGCAAGTCGCGTTTTTTTGCACGCGGTGGCCTGTCGCTGCCCGCTTATGCACGCTGGTGCGGTTTTTCTGGTCCGGTGTTGATGTGGCGTTGATGTAAACCGGACAAGCAAAAGCCCGACTGATTAGGTCGGGCTTTAAGCTTTTGATTTAGCGCTGTTATTTGGTTGCGGGAGTAGGATTTGAACCTACGACCTTCAGGTTATGAGCCGAAATATCTGCGATTCCAATAACTTAGATATTTCAGTGACTTACGCGCCAAGCCTTTGATTCCGCGCATTTTCTACTCCGACGACACCCGACATTGACCGGGTTTCACCGTCACCGACCGCGCCAAAACGGTGTATGCGGGTTGAGGTGGCGTTGAGGTGGCCGATCCCTTATCTCACTGGATCATGATCGCGAACGGCCCTGAGCTGCCATTCATCACGGTCACCATTGCTGCATATAAACGCTTGACCTCCCCCTCCCCACTGAAAAATTCCCGACTGGGGTAAGTCTGTTTCTTTGAAAGGAGGCGGATGAAGGGCTTTGAAACAGAAAAAATATCCGACCAATGCAATCAAGCGATCGTTAGTGACGAGAGTCCGTTACTAACGATCGCGAACTGCGGTTCGGACGATTGTGTGATCACGCCAACAGTGTTTGCGGAATCGGTGTAGGAACATCTATCTGTGACAGGCTGGCCAAGAGAGCCTTGGCATTAGCTAAGCGCACGGCTGTTGCCTTTTCAGGCTTACGTTGAGCCGTTTCATTCCAGGGATCATCGTAACCATCGTGGGCCAAAAAGACCGCAGTAGCGGCCAGCTCCAACTCGATCGAGTCGGCAGCAGCGGCAAGGGTTGCAAGGCTATGGCGTGGGTTGCCTTGTTCAAGTTCTTGAACATTATCAATAGTATACGTGGAATACGTCCCACCCCATGCCGTTTGATCTTGGCGCTCATTGAGGTTTCCAAACAATGCACCAAACTTTGCAGATGAAGCCAACTCTTCACTGAAAGGGCCGTAGTGCTTGTATGCAAAACGAAAGCTATCATCGAGACCCGTCGCAGTAAGCAGGTACGCAATCTTCTGTAACCGCGTCCGACCTACGATCCGACCACCTGCATCTCGAATGAGATTTGTAACTTCTTCTATCCTAATATCGGACATCAGTTGATCTCCCCTTCAACAATATCTTTTATTACCTGTAAGGCTTCAGCGTCTGATTCATCATAGTATGCGCGAGTCAGCCTATAAACACTCAAAGATTTCACTATCTCGGACCGTTGCCTGATGTCGATCAACTCGCCACCATCGGTACGCACGTTGATCTGCTCAGTATAGCCATTGCTACCACCACCTGCCTTGTAGGGCTTTCGTTCGGCCTCATCTGTGATGATACGGGGAACGACTGCCTCTTGCTTCTTTTCCCATTCTTGTAGCTTCACCACCGCCGAGGCGCAACATTTTTCAATTTTCTCTATATTTTGCAGGTCCATCGAATTGTGGGGGTCACATCTGTGGGTAATTTCCGCCCGAATGTCATAGCATTTGAAAAGTTTCCGGTTCAGGAGACGATCTGAAAACTCCGAGAGGATTGGATCATCTGCTTCAAGTAAAAGCTGAAGTGCGCCCCAAACAGCCGTGTCGTCTAAAGCCAAGGCTGTTTCGAGGCTCTCAGGTTCCTTGGCAAACTTGATCAGTGGATGGTTCGAAGGTAATCCAGTTTTCCCCACAGCGTCATCTCCAACCAACTCGACGAGTCGAACCAGAACTTCCGCGAATAACTTCTCAGCACCTCGTGTGGTCTTATGAAAATAGATTGTCGGGTAAAGTTGGAATAACCCCAGAACATAAGATTCAGCCGCTTGTATCGCCTTCGGGCCGATTACGAAGGTCGGTACTGAACCAACAGCCATATCGTCAACGCCAGTTGTCACTTCACCAATGTCGAGATTGGCCAACAACCAAGTCAGATCAATGGCAGCATGTTCACTTCCTGTCATCATCCGATCACGCTGCATGTAATCAAGACGGTCTGCGTCAAATTGACTGGAAACAACTGAGTTGTGAAGCGTGATCTTACCTTCTTTCTTAATCATGTTAGCAACACTTGATGCGAAACCATCCATGATATCTGCATTCAGAATTTCAGCAATTTCGCCATTTCGAATAAGCTCATCGCTCATAACTTCATGATCGGCCAGCTTCAACTTCAGACGCTTTCCAACGGTTTCAAAAGCGTGGCTGAATGGGCCATGACCCACATCATGCACTATGGCAGCAGCCAAGGCGATTTTCTCACGTGACCCCTGATCATCTGTCTTCTTCCTGACGATCTCCATAAGTTCTCTAGCCGTATGAAACACGCCGATGCTGTGAGCAAACCGCGTATGCGTTGCGCCTGGATACACAAGTTCGGAGAAGCCCAACTGCTTTACTCTACGCAGCCGTTGAAACGGTCTGCTCTGAAGCAGCTTCCATACGACGCGCTCAAGCTCATCACGAGTATCAAACTCAATAAGATTATGGACGGGGTCTCGAACTCTTTGAATAGCCACGCTGTAAATGTTCTCTTATTGTTCTAATCGGGGATGCCTATAAAGTCAATGCTACAGCATTGTGTGATGCCTGCAAGCCCTAGTGGAAATCACGACGCGACACACAACCTCTCGATATTGGTCGATTTTGCTGGTGCGCCGCCGAACTTCTACACAGCATCTTTCGAGCACCTCAAGATATCTCAAGACTCTTTCCTCAAACAGTCCGCTCAAACCCTTGATGGTAGTTGGGGATCGAGACAATTTATCGCGGTCTTTACTTAATTTCGCGGCACCTGGACTTTTGAGCTCAAGGGTGCTGTTCGCTGTAGTTAAGAGGGTCAAGTACCGCCAAACGTCTGCTTCCCAATACGATAAAGCCAAAATTCGCAGACGCAGCGAATGTCGGCTTTTGCGCCATCGAGCCTTAGAGACATCTCCGGGTGGCACGCCGTCGTCACATCACTGCCACCCTGCGCCACCCCGCCACCCCGGCCGACATGCTTCGCTTGCTAGCGGCGCGAATCTACGCGTCATGTGATGACGACTGGAGGGTGAGTTGCATGGTCAACCGATTGCGATTGAATGAAAAGTCTGTGCGCGAGGCCGAGCCAGCGCCGGGGCGGGACTATCAGATTTTTGACACCGATGTGCGGGGGTTCGCGGTCTGCATCTACCGCTCGGGAAACCGGGCCTTCACCATCGATTATCGACATGCCGGGCGGCAGCGGCGGATGACCATCGGACGCTGGCCGGAATGGTCGACCACGGCCGCGCGGGAGCGGGCAAAAGAACTGCGGCGCGAGATCGACGCAGGGGGCCGACCCGCTGGGGCAAAAGGAGACCGGGCGCGATGCGCCGCGCATCAAGGACATGATCGAGCGGTACACGGAAGTGCACCTGCCACACCTCTCGCCCACCAACGCCTCCGACCAGAAATCTATGCTGGCCAAGCTGGTGGCTCCGGATTGGGGCAACCGGCTGGTGACAGAGATCACACCCTACGATGTGGAAAAGCTGCTGAACAAGGTGGCGGTAGGTCGCGCCCGACCTTCGAAAGCCAAGCCGAACAACCGGGCGCGGAAGCTGCAGGGGGGCAAAGCCGACCCCAGTGCGCGCCAACCGGACCGGCGAGGTGCTGCGCAAGATGTTCACCTATGCTGTCGGCTGGGGCTGGCGCGAGGACAATCCGGCCTCGAGTTTCCGCCGCCGGATCGAAAACCCACGCGAGCGCTTTTTGAGCCATGAAGAAATCCGCAAGCTGGCCGAGGCGCTGGAGACGGCTGAGGACCGCCGCGCGGCTGACATCATCAGGATGTGCATGCTGACCGGCGCGCGCGTCGGCGAGGTTCGCCAAGCGCGGTTTGAACACTTCAACCTTGAGCATCTGAGCTGGTCGAAGCCCGCCAGCATGACCAAGCAGCGCAAGATCCACCGCCTTCCAATCTCGGACGAGGCGGCGGCGATCGTGCGCCAGCGCCAGTTGCTGGTGCCGCGCGGATGCCAACTGCTTTTTCCCGGCGATGTTCCGGGCCAGCCCGTGAAGGAAATCCGCCGCTTCTGGGCCAATATCCAGAAGCAGGTCGGGATCCCGGATGTGCGCATCCATGATCTACGCCACACCTTCGCTTCACTGCTGGTCAGCGGCGGCGCGTCGCTGGAAATGATCGGCAAGCTTCTGGGCCACAGCCAGATGCAGACGACACAGCGCTACGCCCATCTGATGGATTCGCCACTGCGCGCGGGCGTCGATGCTGTGGCCGACGCATTCCGGCCCAAGCCGAAACTGGTCCATGATTCCGGCGAGGAGCAGAAGACGGCATGATCTTCCGTGCCTCGGTGTTTTGATGATCAGCAAGTCTCGCGCAGCGATTTCCAAATCGGGGTGAGTTTGCGCCGGATCGTCCGCTCATCCGGCACCTCGCCGCTATCTGACTTTTTTCACGAACCATTCCTGCACTTCTCCGACCCACTCGGCCTGTGTTTCAGGAACACCGTGTTCATGAACGCGGCGAATGAGCGAGATATACATCTCATCCCAATCGTAGCGCGCGGTCGATCCTATGTGCGATGCCGGGCGCCGCAGAAGATCGAAATCCGCTTCGAAACGGCGAACGTCCTCGGCCATGATCAGCAGGTCCGCCAGCGTGACCTCGATCCCACTCGAGTGTTCCGATAACGAAACGTACTCCTCCTGGCCCAGCGGCCGCACGCGCCAAAGCCGACAGGTGGTAGGGCCAGTTCCGCAACGCCGGAACATTTGGAGAATGTCAGTGACCAGTACAGCCCCAAATCCTGAAAGTGGCTGCAGGCCGTTGGGAAAGCCACCGATGGCCGTGACGATGTTAAAACGACCGACCGACGCCCAGCCAGCAATGTCGGCGAGCGAGCATTCCCAGCGGACCGAGGCTTCGTGTAATGTGAAATAAACGCGCGGTGGCAATGCCATGCCTCACCTCCTTTCTTATCTATTTGGCGTTGGCCAACATCCCGCACCATTGACTGAGGCGATCTCAGGCCTGGCAGGCGGGAATGGGGATCAGCCGCGCGGAAAACCCGCGACGGCGGGGCGGCAGGGAATGATCAATCTCAGATCAATAACCATCTCATCCATATCCGCCTCCTTCTCCGTCTGATTCTCAAAACCGCTCTCCTTAAGGATGAACGCCAGAACAAATCAGGAACACAACCGAACTCCGTTCTTGACAGTTGAACTTGCTGATTGATTCGTTTCGATCCAAATCGTCCCCTCGCAAAACGTCAATAAAACAAGGGGTGGCATCGATGCTGGCAAATGAGCG
This window harbors:
- a CDS encoding HD domain-containing protein gives rise to the protein MAIQRVRDPVHNLIEFDTRDELERVVWKLLQSRPFQRLRRVKQLGFSELVYPGATHTRFAHSIGVFHTARELMEIVRKKTDDQGSREKIALAAAIVHDVGHGPFSHAFETVGKRLKLKLADHEVMSDELIRNGEIAEILNADIMDGFASSVANMIKKEGKITLHNSVVSSQFDADRLDYMQRDRMMTGSEHAAIDLTWLLANLDIGEVTTGVDDMAVGSVPTFVIGPKAIQAAESYVLGLFQLYPTIYFHKTTRGAEKLFAEVLVRLVELVGDDAVGKTGLPSNHPLIKFAKEPESLETALALDDTAVWGALQLLLEADDPILSEFSDRLLNRKLFKCYDIRAEITHRCDPHNSMDLQNIEKIEKCCASAVVKLQEWEKKQEAVVPRIITDEAERKPYKAGGGSNGYTEQINVRTDGGELIDIRQRSEIVKSLSVYRLTRAYYDESDAEALQVIKDIVEGEIN
- a CDS encoding CbtB domain-containing protein; the protein is MTTLTQVQGQSHGKLRADILPALFAAVLGLAIITLTGHVQASALHDAAHDVRHATGFPCH